The Lolium perenne isolate Kyuss_39 chromosome 6, Kyuss_2.0, whole genome shotgun sequence genome segment ACtctcttcttttctcttttttactgCTATTTCTTCGACTGTTGTTATTGATACAAATTTCTGTCGATACTTTTTCTATCTTGTCCAGAACCACAAAACTGCGtcgcctcttcctccccttcccgaaggtggagaggtcgaagaTCGCGCAATCATTACTGAAGACACCCAGGTTCCTCCTCATCCTGAGAGCGAAGTCGCGGTTTCTCACAaacccgcggcttcctctgaaaaggaaATTGAATctgaggctaccgcatcgacacactccctcccctccgctgtttctccaaagaacaagagaaaaagggacgaagttgccgattccggcacctccaaagccggcgcacctcctaccgaagaagttgttcctactgaagaaaggacaactttcaacccttacgaagatgcccttgtcagctcgtaagttcttgctgctctttgttgtttgctctcgatattttgcctatgttgtttcttatattgtcgactatttattgtagtggtgacgaggatgaaaatccacctattgacgtgactgctcgaacgagtacgtcgcgtactttagttgtctctgaagctcaacctgatggagatgaaacttcgcctcctcagcaagacaTTGAGCACCCAACTCCAGTtgcgagcccccgtgcctcttcaccaaagagagctagggtCGAACCAACCAAGGAGTCCACCCTGCTAATTGGTGGTTCCACGACTCCttcaatggatgatgtaagttttcacTTCTTCTTTTATGTTCCGAATATTCCAATGCTTTCGACTCTCCTTTGTTTCTTGCATCTCCTTTGCTTGTTGCTGTCGAACTTTCGCGGCCTATATTGATTTCTCTTTCTCTGATTTTcttttcagcctttgatgaaggagtttatccgtcttggtacccaattcgtcgggtaccgtgaccatgctaaaaagCTTGAAGGTAATATTTTGCTGCTTCTTCGGGTGGATAAACTCTCCATCATTTTGTCATGACATTTGTTTCTATCAATTGTTTTGCCAGCCAatcttgcagaagccaacaaacatgctgatgctcttgctcttgaattggagcaaagcgaaaaagctcgcaagaaagctgaatcagATGCTGTCGATGTCGAagttcttcgaaaaagacttcaagacgcggaaacttctttaaGCGAAAACATTGCTCAGCAATCTGCTCGTGAAGAGGAAATCCttactcgcttggagtcgcagagtcgacgttttgtcggTGAGTGCTTCAAACCATTGTTATTTCTTCgggtgatcatattcttcctggcgCACTTTTGACGAGCTTCCTTTTGCTTGTTTTAGGGAAAATGCATCAAGATTTTGACTTGGAAAATCCTGAGGGCGATCGCCTTCTTGACGCGCTCTCCTtccttgaaattcatggagacgaggcacgcgaaggccttgctgacgctaaAGCAGGTCTgttgaagcttttcccctacttcttcacgAAGAAAAAAGAGCCCGAGAtttttactgctctcgccaagtgcttcaattctaaagaagatcttgggctcaatctgcgacaagaaggcctgaagattggtgttgaaggcaccattgccttggttgctgacagccaacaagatgtcgactgggctaaagttggcgatataaaggagatggagacgaagaagtggcagtctttgattaaggctgccaagccacactcgaagaaaatccttgccttccttgggTGCAAGCCAACTTCagctcctagttcatcgaagccggagctcaagtagaccaccttacctctttttttgttttgtttttcttttgatgttgtcgccacaATAGTTTTGGCGACAACTGCCCCACTAGTCCTGTAGGAGCCCTTCTTTGTAATAGCTTTGTAAATATCTGACCTTATTAATGAAAAAGCTATGGTGCCGAATTATTGATATCGAAGTATTTTCTCTCTagttaatttttgacaactatactgtgGTGCCTTCCTCGGCTGCTCTGCCTGCTGCGTCTTGCTCGAAAAAGTCCTCCGCTGACGAGTTTATTGGAGGTTCATCGAGTGCTGCACATAATGAAGATTTGGACGAACTCCGTCAACAACTGCAGTAGATGAAAAAACAagctctcgtgataatggaacagtctcgaagatcatCTGAAAATGAAAGACTGGCTGTTCAGCAAGCTCAGGAAGCCATAGCGTTGAAGGAGACTGCGGTTGCTGAAGCTGCTGAAGCTACTtctcgagaaaattttatgcttcaactgatgaacgatgctagcttggatatgacgggtaCGCTTCGCAAACGTGGTCGTACTATATTTTGTTCTTACTGTCTTTTATTCCTCATTGATGCTTCCGCTAAAACAGgctcttttttggatactgctgccgaagatcaacgagtTGAAGCTCGAACCAATGTGCTTCTCAGGCTTGCTCGTCAGCATGGTTCCAATTTCTGGGTCactcctgagcgtactcgccaaataatcagatttcaagatcgcgcgagtcaggtccgcgactttctcgacttctgcacgagAACTTTGTCTTTAGTCTATAGTAGCATGTTTCCACGCAACAAAATTCCAGAAacccttcctgctttgatggagaaatttcgagatgcccctcgtattcatgaatttgtgcgggctcaactatcagctggggcaagattcgctatgattatgatacagatctgctacccgaagttagatctGACTCGCATTGtcaccaagtgtctggccaagcaggcgaagcggaagaggaacattgataaaatcaacgacactgtaactcctgtagcagaagagatgatggacgagcttcttcggatggatgctgaattattcgtgaagggtagctatgctgaacatagaactGGTGCTGCAAACAACGACAGGATAAACATGGATGATATACTAGGTAGCAACTGAATTTTACTATATTGGGGGAGTTCCTGTATATTTTTCCTTGTCGAATTTTTCTGGAAGATAAGGTTGTGTGTATTgtgtaatctatattgcaaagcccccgagcctttggccggtgcTCGAGCTATTTTTACGCCACGATGAATTTTGCTATTTTGCGAGAATGTATATATATTTTGTTGCCACGGGTTATGAGCTCCCGAGCCCGTCGatgaaaaaagatgtatatcaccaatatcttttactatattgcagcaccgcgagcccgcctcattaaaaacctttcagccccactcggtgccctgaaaggaaaagagtgcgtctgaaaactcgcgggcgtttcagtatattttatgtttacaaggaggactatatttggacttgaagcgtaaaaacgccttagctgcgccacgttccacggATTTTGCTCGgcaatccctgtcttcttgtcctttatcctgtatgctcctccttcgagtacttctgtgacgatgtaagggccaagccacggcgactcgagttttttcatggcttttttttgtgtgagccaaagaactaagtcgcctacctgaaaggatcttggtcgcaaacgtcgactgtggtagttttctaggtcttgctggtacttagtgacccgtgataacactcgtcttgagcttcgtcaagtgcatcgacatcgtcctccaatgcttttctggaagcttctttgtcatattccgtgactcttggagaatcatgctctatttctatcggcagcactgcctcagctccatggactaggaaaaaaggagtctcctgtgtcgctatatttggtgttgttcgaatactccataatacacttggcagctcctctggccaagtatgttgcgctttttccaatggtgctagcaagcgtttcttgataccattgcagatcatATCATTGTCTTTCtagacttgaccattggtctgcgagtgcgcaactgatgcaaagtgtagtttgatgcctacctctgcacaatatgccttgaattccttggatgtgaaattactgccattgtccgtgactatgctatgaggtactccaaaccgggagacgatacttttcacgaacttgattgcagacgctccatctggtgaatttattggctttgcttctatccacttggtgaatttttcgacaacgacgagcatatactcgtatcctcctagcgaggccttgtgtaattttcccaccatgtcgagaccccactgagcaaagggccaagacaacggtattggcatcaattccgctgccggagagtgaggttttgcggcaaatctctggcacgcgtcgcaagtacgaactatttctttcgcatcctcaattgctgtcaagcaataaaatcctgctctgaaaaccttgactgctatagctcggctgcttgcatgatgaccgcatattccttcgtgtacatccttcaaaattagccttccttcttcaggtgtgacgcacctttgtaacactcctGAAATACTtctcttgtataactcccctttgaccacagtaaaggctttagaacgtctgataactcgccttgcttcaactggatcatcgggtaattctttccttaggatgtatgatatgtacgcttgcatccatggaatttgcaccatcattactaagtcctgttcctcttcttcttccagtgctgcttttgtagcccccgagggtttctcatccttctccttcttctttggtttcttcggctttgtagatctcttggctatttcctcccaaaacacgcctggtggaatcgcgagacattgcgacccgatatttgcaagaacgtcggcttcatcattgctcaacctgctgatgtgatttacctcgcatccatcaaacagcttctctagctcattgtgaaggagatatgcccaagaggcaataataaaagtggttattatatatctttatgtttatgataaatgtttatatatcatgctataattgtattaaccgaaacattagtacatgtgtgatatgtagacaacaaagagtccctagtatgcctcttaactagcttgttgattaatggatgattagtttcataatcatgaacattggatgttattaataacaaggttatatcattatatgaatgatgtaatggacacacccaattaagcatagcataagatcacgtcattgagttatttgctataatctttcgatacatagttacctagtccttatgaccatgagatcatgtaaatcacttataccggaaaggtactttgattacaccaaacgccactacgtaaatgggtggttataaaggtgggattaagtatccggaaagtatgagttgaggcatatggatcaacagtgggatttgtccatcccgatgacggatagatatactctgggccctttcggtggaatgtcgtctaatgtcttgcaagcatatgaataagttcataagagaccacataccacggtacgagtaaagagtacttgccaggagacgaggttgaacaaggtatagagtgataccgatgatcaaacctcggacaagtaaaatatcgcgtgccaaagggaattggtatcgtatgtgaatggttcattcgatcactgaagtcatcgttgaatatgtgggagccattatggatctccagatcccgctattggttattggtcggagtgagtactcaaccatgtccgcatagttcgcgaaccgtagggtgacacacttaaggtttgatgttgaaatggtagaacttgaatatgga includes the following:
- the LOC127309553 gene encoding uncharacterized protein; protein product: MDDPLMKEFIRLGTQFVGYRDHAKKLEANLAEANKHADALALELEQSEKARKKAESDAVDVEVLRKRLQDAETSLSENIAQQSAREEEILTRLESQSRRFVGECFKPLLFLRVIIFFLAHF